In the Lysinibacillus sp. PLM2 genome, one interval contains:
- a CDS encoding ISL3 family transposase, whose translation MHMYFNMKIPGFEGVEIHKVENVEDRIALYVMMPRKEHKCPVCGNLTSKVHDYRIQKIKHLKWFERLSMIFYKRRRYVCDCGKRFSEDNPFVERYQQYSKEWNQVARIKAIKGKTFKETAEVLGTSITTIIRRFDSVLNDKLANGVELPKHIAIDEYKGDTDAGTYQLIIANAETHEPLDILPNRRKNTIKDYLRKFGSSVNVVVMDMNPHFKEAVKKALSRPVIVADRFHYSRYIYWALDEVRRIVQKEWHAYDRKQCKRMRHVLYKRKEKLKEKDRWYLNRYLGMSDVLKQAYILKEAYCKWLDWAKKTNDIKEIKEKLFEFYKQVEESNIPAFIKAIQTFKNWQVEILNSFSYGYSNGFLEGINNKSKVIKRNAYGFKRFEHYKGKILLSNQYKEIGVHLG comes from the coding sequence GTGCATATGTATTTTAACATGAAGATTCCAGGATTTGAAGGTGTAGAGATTCATAAAGTTGAGAATGTTGAGGATCGAATAGCATTATATGTAATGATGCCTAGGAAAGAACATAAATGTCCTGTTTGTGGAAATCTAACTTCAAAGGTTCATGATTATCGTATACAAAAGATAAAGCATTTAAAATGGTTTGAGCGGCTATCAATGATTTTTTATAAACGCCGCCGTTATGTTTGTGATTGTGGAAAGCGTTTTTCTGAAGATAATCCATTTGTGGAGAGATACCAACAATATTCGAAAGAATGGAATCAAGTAGCACGTATAAAAGCTATTAAAGGAAAAACATTTAAGGAGACTGCTGAAGTTTTAGGGACATCAATTACAACAATTATTCGTAGGTTTGATTCTGTTTTAAATGATAAATTGGCTAATGGAGTTGAATTACCTAAGCATATCGCTATTGATGAATATAAGGGCGATACAGATGCAGGAACTTATCAGCTCATTATTGCGAATGCAGAAACACATGAACCGCTTGATATCTTACCCAACCGTCGTAAAAATACAATTAAAGATTACTTAAGAAAATTTGGTAGCTCGGTTAATGTCGTAGTGATGGATATGAACCCTCATTTTAAAGAAGCCGTTAAAAAGGCATTAAGTCGACCTGTAATCGTGGCCGATCGATTTCACTATAGTCGTTATATTTACTGGGCCTTAGACGAGGTTCGTAGAATCGTTCAGAAAGAATGGCATGCTTATGATCGCAAACAGTGTAAAAGGATGCGGCATGTATTGTATAAGAGAAAAGAGAAATTAAAGGAAAAGGATCGCTGGTACTTAAATCGTTATCTCGGAATGTCAGATGTTTTAAAACAAGCATACATACTTAAAGAAGCTTATTGTAAATGGTTAGACTGGGCCAAAAAAACGAATGACATAAAAGAAATAAAAGAAAAATTATTTGAATTCTACAAGCAGGTAGAAGAATCAAATATTCCTGCGTTTATTAAGGCAATTCAAACCTTTAAGAATTGGCAAGTAGAGATATTGAATAGCTTCAGTTACGGTTACTCTAACGGCTTTTTAGAAGGGATAAATAATAAATCGAAAGTTATTAAACGAAATGCCTACGGCTTTAAGAG